In Arthrobacter citreus, a single genomic region encodes these proteins:
- a CDS encoding TetR/AcrR family transcriptional regulator: protein MKKQNILEAATKSFTIFGYKATTMSQIAKQANVGKGTIYTFFKNKEELFDEIINNLINEMKFLAEQSIRDEDSFIEKAHKGIEVFIAFHNEHELTIKLLQEQREFGTIAVYDALKRLNNSIILYIQKKIEEAITKKEIVECDPEITAMVMFRLYTTLKIDWEKEHDALTPKKITELFNFYILNGLSKGL from the coding sequence TTGAAAAAGCAAAATATTTTAGAAGCTGCCACAAAGTCATTTACCATATTTGGGTATAAAGCAACGACAATGAGTCAGATTGCAAAACAAGCAAATGTAGGAAAAGGAACGATCTATACTTTTTTCAAAAATAAAGAAGAATTGTTTGATGAAATCATCAATAACTTGATTAATGAAATGAAATTTTTAGCTGAACAATCAATTCGTGATGAAGATTCATTCATTGAAAAGGCTCATAAAGGAATTGAAGTTTTCATTGCATTTCATAATGAACATGAATTAACAATAAAATTACTTCAAGAACAAAGAGAATTTGGAACAATTGCTGTGTATGACGCTTTAAAACGCTTGAATAATTCAATTATATTATACATACAAAAGAAAATTGAAGAAGCAATCACCAAGAAAGAAATCGTTGAATGTGATCCTGAAATAACTGCTATGGTAATGTTTCGACTTTATACAACATTAAAAATTGATTGGGAGAAGGAACATGATGCACTTACTCCTAAAAAAATCACTGAACTATTTAATTTTTATATTTTAAATGGTTTGTCAAAAGGGCTGTAA